In one window of Synechococcus sp. M16CYN DNA:
- the secA gene encoding preprotein translocase subunit SecA: MLKFLLGDLNARKLKRYQPIISDIQLLEDEISLLSDDDLRRRSAEFRQKLNNANNFENQRLILNQLLPDAFAVVREASKRVLGMRHFDVQLIGGIVLHEGQIAEMKTGEGKTLVATLPSYLNALTGRGVHIVTVNDYLARRDAEWMGQVHRFLGLSVGLIQQDMRPEERRRNYACDITYATNSELGFDYLRDNMASDINEAVQRDFQYCVIDEVDSILIDEARTPLIISGQVERPQEKYQQAARLAEMLERCAELGKDGIDPEGDYEVDEKQRSCTLTDEGFAKAEQILGVQDLFNPQDPWAHYITNALKAKELFVKDVNYIVRDNEAVIVDAFTGRVMPGRRWSDGQHQAIEAKEVLPIQPETQTLASITYQNFFLLYPRLAGMTGTAKTEEVEFEKIYKLQTTIVPTNRVRARRDWADQVYKTESAKWRAVAIETAKIHHKGRPVLVGTTSVEKSELLSTLLTEQGVPHNLLNAKPENVERESEIVAQAGRAGAVTIATNMAGRGTDIILGGNSDYMARLKLREVLLSRLVKLEEEHRLPAFRQQRNFADGFSNWEAVPTIVRKTGSPYPCRLSDNTDQMLGQLARTLVKAWGDRTLTVIELEERIATAAEKAPTDDTQIQALREAIAAVKGEYDTVVKQEETKVREAGGLHVIGTERHESRRVDNQLRGRAGRQGDPGSTRFFLSLGDNLLRIFGGDRVAGLMNAFRVEEDMPIESRMLTRSLEGAQKKVETYYYDIRKQVFEYDEVMNNQRRAVYSERRRVLDGRTLKKQVIGYGELTMGEIVEAYVNPDLPPEEWDLNQLVGKVKEFIYLLEDLTPDQIQGLAMEELKAFLQEQLRNAYDLKESQIEQQRPGLMREAERFFILQQIDALWREHLQAMEALRESVGLRGYGQKDPLIEYKNEGYDMFLEMMTNMRRNVIYSMFMFQPASTSQSQT, translated from the coding sequence ATGCTTAAGTTTTTACTAGGTGATCTAAACGCTCGCAAATTAAAGCGTTATCAACCGATTATTTCTGATATTCAATTATTGGAGGATGAGATATCTTTGCTGAGCGACGACGATCTACGTCGTCGCTCAGCAGAATTTCGTCAAAAACTAAACAATGCCAATAATTTTGAAAATCAAAGACTAATTCTTAACCAACTTCTACCGGATGCTTTTGCCGTAGTACGGGAGGCTAGCAAGCGTGTGCTGGGGATGCGTCACTTTGATGTGCAATTGATTGGCGGTATAGTATTACATGAGGGTCAAATTGCTGAGATGAAAACCGGTGAGGGTAAAACCCTCGTAGCCACATTACCTAGCTATCTCAATGCCCTCACTGGACGCGGTGTACACATAGTAACTGTAAATGACTACCTTGCCCGACGTGATGCTGAATGGATGGGCCAGGTACATCGCTTCTTGGGCTTATCTGTGGGCTTAATTCAGCAAGATATGCGACCAGAAGAACGTCGCCGTAATTATGCTTGCGATATCACTTATGCTACAAATTCTGAACTGGGCTTCGACTATTTGCGGGACAACATGGCCTCAGACATTAATGAGGCAGTGCAACGTGATTTTCAATATTGCGTGATTGATGAGGTGGACTCGATCCTAATCGACGAAGCCCGCACACCTCTAATTATTTCTGGCCAGGTAGAGCGACCTCAAGAGAAGTATCAACAGGCAGCTCGGTTGGCTGAAATGCTTGAGCGTTGCGCCGAATTGGGTAAGGACGGCATTGATCCGGAGGGGGATTATGAAGTCGATGAGAAGCAACGTAGCTGCACCCTCACTGATGAAGGCTTTGCCAAAGCAGAACAAATACTGGGCGTACAAGATTTGTTTAACCCTCAGGATCCCTGGGCTCATTACATCACCAATGCTCTCAAAGCTAAAGAGCTATTCGTGAAGGATGTGAACTACATAGTTCGTGATAATGAAGCCGTAATTGTAGATGCATTCACCGGTCGAGTAATGCCAGGACGTCGCTGGAGCGATGGCCAACACCAGGCGATTGAAGCGAAAGAAGTGCTGCCAATTCAACCCGAAACTCAGACACTTGCGTCGATTACTTACCAGAATTTCTTTTTGCTATATCCGCGTTTGGCCGGGATGACCGGTACTGCAAAAACAGAGGAAGTAGAATTTGAGAAAATCTACAAACTCCAAACTACGATTGTGCCTACTAACCGAGTTCGGGCACGTCGAGATTGGGCAGATCAAGTCTATAAAACAGAGTCTGCCAAGTGGAGAGCGGTTGCGATTGAAACGGCCAAAATCCATCACAAAGGACGCCCGGTCTTGGTGGGCACTACGTCAGTTGAAAAGAGCGAGCTGCTCAGCACCTTGTTAACAGAGCAGGGGGTTCCTCACAACTTGCTGAACGCTAAGCCTGAGAATGTAGAACGTGAGTCGGAGATTGTGGCCCAGGCAGGTCGTGCCGGTGCTGTTACTATTGCCACCAATATGGCTGGCCGGGGCACAGATATTATTCTTGGTGGCAACAGCGATTATATGGCTCGCCTCAAACTGCGAGAGGTACTGCTGTCGCGGCTGGTGAAGCTTGAAGAAGAGCATCGGCTCCCTGCCTTCCGGCAACAACGCAACTTCGCTGACGGTTTTTCTAATTGGGAGGCGGTACCGACAATAGTGCGTAAGACCGGTAGTCCCTATCCATGTCGACTTTCAGATAATACAGATCAGATGCTCGGTCAGCTGGCCCGCACTTTAGTCAAAGCGTGGGGAGACCGTACACTCACTGTAATCGAGCTGGAAGAGCGTATTGCAACCGCTGCCGAGAAAGCCCCTACTGATGATACCCAGATTCAGGCTCTACGCGAAGCAATTGCAGCGGTAAAGGGAGAATACGACACTGTAGTGAAACAGGAGGAGACTAAGGTGCGTGAGGCTGGCGGCCTCCACGTGATCGGTACTGAGCGCCATGAATCACGCCGAGTAGATAACCAATTACGGGGTCGCGCCGGTCGTCAGGGTGACCCTGGTTCGACACGTTTCTTTCTTTCTCTAGGTGACAACCTGTTGCGTATCTTCGGTGGCGATCGCGTCGCTGGCTTGATGAACGCTTTTCGCGTTGAGGAAGATATGCCAATCGAGTCGAGGATGTTAACTCGCTCTTTGGAGGGTGCCCAAAAGAAAGTCGAGACCTACTATTACGACATTCGTAAGCAAGTATTCGAGTATGATGAAGTAATGAATAATCAGCGTCGGGCAGTTTATTCCGAACGCCGTCGCGTTCTGGATGGTCGCACCCTCAAAAAGCAGGTGATTGGCTACGGTGAACTTACGATGGGAGAAATCGTTGAGGCCTATGTAAATCCGGATTTGCCGCCCGAGGAGTGGGATTTAAATCAGCTGGTAGGTAAGGTAAAAGAATTTATTTATTTGCTTGAAGACCTTACCCCCGACCAAATTCAAGGTTTGGCGATGGAAGAGTTGAAAGCATTTTTGCAAGAGCAGCTGCGCAATGCTTACGATCTCAAAGAAAGCCAGATCGAGCAACAACGTCCTGGTTTGATGAGAGAAGCTGAGCGTTTCTTCATTCTCCAACAAATTGACGCCCTTTGGCGTGAACATTTGCAAGCCATGGAAGCCTTGCGTGAGTCCGTCGGTTTGCGTGGATATGGCCAAAAAGATCCGCTAATTGAATACAAAAACGAAGGTTATGACATGTTTTTAGAGATGATGACGAATATGCGTCGTAACGTGATTTATTCTATGTTCATGTTCCAGCCGGCGTCGACGTCGCAGAGTCAAACGTGA
- a CDS encoding glycosyltransferase family 2 protein — protein MSFALLRCAAVVACRNEADLLKRHLPVWISEGLELVVIDHSSSDETQAVANAYLNHGVLAVSTMKWLGYFSLDQQLAAKAAVIESLDHDWVVHLDTDEWLHSPHSGETLQQAISRLAATGANAVNFEEFVFLPLISGQPAEHYYFFESTSQRLHRAWARCSRFNNQSNGGHQLNDIGNTPLRLAKESLILRHYIARNQYQVQQKYLQRHFSPEELHKGWHKNRLQLSARQLTFPDASELEQLAMPKQRKLERSTSHKKHYWHWPDATKTRPCRSIVCLYCCAADTALLNDFYSSSLWKLIRQRADTLLLEVWGGGKTVDHCDGRRLILATPEAYDQLCYKTLRMLRWCIRRLRFKQLIKIDLTCVNYRGRQAIEPKAVVTWLEGRLTEPLREPTHYDGFLHHIAPVQDDIHLWGRNKGVSVEPERVFGIGGNVPSFYSGKAYALSRSLMRYIAGYGAPVAREHARFLCGAEDLMVGRMAKRFQVTQSARRT, from the coding sequence GTGAGCTTTGCTTTGTTGCGTTGTGCTGCGGTAGTTGCTTGCCGTAACGAAGCAGATTTACTGAAACGGCATCTGCCGGTATGGATTAGTGAAGGACTTGAATTGGTAGTGATCGACCATAGCTCTAGTGATGAGACACAGGCTGTTGCCAATGCCTATCTGAATCATGGCGTATTAGCAGTGAGTACTATGAAATGGTTGGGATATTTTAGCCTTGACCAGCAGCTTGCTGCTAAAGCTGCTGTAATTGAGTCACTCGATCATGATTGGGTGGTGCACTTAGATACTGATGAATGGTTACATAGTCCTCATAGTGGCGAAACTTTACAACAAGCGATTAGTCGATTGGCAGCGACTGGTGCTAATGCAGTGAATTTTGAGGAATTTGTGTTTTTGCCTCTTATTTCAGGTCAACCAGCGGAGCATTATTATTTTTTTGAATCAACATCACAGCGACTACACCGAGCTTGGGCTCGGTGTAGTCGCTTCAACAATCAAAGCAATGGTGGTCATCAACTAAATGACATCGGTAATACACCGTTACGCCTAGCAAAAGAATCTCTAATACTCCGTCACTACATTGCGCGTAATCAATATCAAGTGCAACAAAAATACTTACAACGCCATTTTAGTCCAGAAGAATTACACAAAGGTTGGCATAAGAATCGACTGCAACTCTCCGCCAGACAGCTCACTTTTCCCGATGCCTCAGAGCTTGAACAGCTTGCTATGCCGAAACAACGAAAGCTAGAACGTAGCACCTCTCACAAAAAGCACTACTGGCATTGGCCCGATGCTACCAAAACCAGACCTTGCCGTAGCATAGTGTGCCTCTATTGCTGTGCGGCTGATACTGCTCTCCTCAATGATTTTTACAGTTCAAGTTTATGGAAACTAATTCGCCAGCGAGCGGACACATTATTACTCGAAGTGTGGGGGGGCGGGAAAACAGTAGATCATTGTGATGGGCGACGCCTAATCCTAGCCACACCTGAGGCCTACGATCAACTTTGCTACAAAACCCTACGGATGTTGCGCTGGTGCATCCGACGGCTGCGCTTTAAACAACTGATTAAGATTGACCTCACCTGTGTGAATTACCGCGGACGACAGGCCATTGAACCTAAAGCGGTGGTCACTTGGCTAGAAGGACGACTCACGGAACCACTGCGTGAACCCACCCATTACGACGGGTTCCTTCACCACATTGCTCCTGTACAGGATGACATCCACCTATGGGGGCGTAACAAGGGCGTGTCCGTGGAACCAGAACGGGTTTTCGGAATTGGCGGTAACGTGCCAAGTTTTTATAGCGGTAAGGCTTACGCCCTGAGTCGATCCTTAATGCGCTACATCGCGGGCTATGGTGCACCTGTAGCGCGCGAACACGCTCGCTTCCTTTGCGGAGCCGAGGATTTGATGGTTGGTCGGATGGCCAAACGGTTCCAAGTCACTCAATCTGCTCGTAGAACCTGA
- the cysE gene encoding serine O-acetyltransferase, giving the protein MLDQIHADLAIIRERDPAARDWLEMLFCYPGLHAISLHRLSHRLWRSKLPLKLLARCLSQIGRALTGIEIHPGARIGNSVFIDHGMGVVIGETAEIGHRCLLYQGVTLGGTGKDHGKRHPTLAENVVVGAGAKVLGAITIGANTRIGAGSVVVRDVEEDSTVVGIPGRVIHQSGVRINPLAHSALPDAEANMIRNLIERIDQLENTVISLQRCLNEVTAGRQFTDECVGEAQNLKDREILEFLGENTG; this is encoded by the coding sequence ATGCTTGATCAGATCCATGCCGATCTTGCCATCATCCGCGAGCGCGACCCGGCTGCTCGGGACTGGCTGGAGATGCTGTTTTGCTATCCGGGCTTGCACGCTATCAGCTTGCACCGACTGAGCCATCGACTATGGCGCAGCAAGCTGCCACTAAAGCTTCTAGCAAGATGTTTAAGCCAAATAGGCCGTGCCCTTACTGGCATTGAGATTCACCCCGGCGCACGTATCGGGAACAGTGTGTTTATTGACCATGGCATGGGAGTGGTAATCGGAGAAACCGCTGAGATCGGACACCGCTGCCTGCTGTACCAGGGGGTGACCCTAGGTGGAACAGGTAAAGATCATGGAAAACGCCATCCCACTCTGGCAGAAAATGTTGTAGTGGGGGCCGGAGCGAAGGTATTAGGAGCTATCACAATTGGGGCTAACACCCGCATCGGTGCAGGTTCCGTGGTGGTGCGCGATGTGGAAGAAGATTCCACCGTAGTAGGTATCCCTGGCCGGGTAATTCATCAGAGCGGAGTGCGGATCAACCCTTTGGCTCATTCTGCTCTTCCCGATGCGGAGGCAAATATGATCCGCAATCTAATAGAGCGCATCGATCAACTAGAAAACACTGTTATCTCTTTGCAGCGTTGCCTAAACGAAGTAACTGCAGGTCGTCAATTTACAGATGAGTGTGTGGGCGAGGCACAAAATCTTAAAGATCGTGAGATTCTTGAGTTCCTTGGGGAGAACACTGGGTGA
- a CDS encoding GntR family transcriptional regulator — protein MRFHIQQESDIPASTQLYNQICFAIAARHYPPGHRLPSTRQLAMQTGLHRNTISKVYRQLETNGVVEAMAGSGIYVRDQQKLREIKTSPHIRNRGVPDLNREVRRCVDGLLNAGCTLQQTRELLTREIDWRLRCGSRVLVSTPREDIGASVLIAEELEPCLDVPVEVVPMEELESVLEDSSNGTVVTSRYFLQPVEELAKKHSVRAVALDLNDFHYELAMLKELRPGSCVGLVSISPGILRAAEVILHSMRGNELLLMTATSDVGSRLLALLRASSHVLCDRPSLPLVERSLRQNRAQLMRMPQLHCAESYLSIDTIELLRKEIGLQTSTAVS, from the coding sequence GTGCGATTTCATATCCAGCAGGAAAGCGACATTCCGGCGTCGACCCAGCTGTACAACCAGATCTGCTTCGCCATCGCTGCACGACACTATCCACCAGGACACCGCTTGCCCAGCACTCGCCAACTGGCAATGCAGACTGGATTGCACCGCAACACTATTAGCAAGGTGTATCGCCAGCTCGAAACTAACGGTGTGGTCGAAGCTATGGCTGGATCGGGCATATATGTGCGCGACCAACAAAAATTGCGAGAGATCAAAACATCACCCCACATCCGCAACCGTGGTGTTCCCGATCTCAATCGGGAAGTACGCAGATGCGTAGACGGCCTACTTAATGCTGGCTGCACGCTGCAGCAAACCCGAGAATTGCTCACTCGGGAGATCGACTGGCGCTTACGTTGTGGTAGTCGAGTGTTAGTAAGCACTCCTCGTGAGGACATCGGCGCTTCGGTATTAATCGCTGAAGAACTGGAACCTTGTCTTGATGTGCCCGTTGAAGTGGTGCCAATGGAGGAGCTGGAAAGCGTTTTGGAAGACTCAAGTAACGGCACAGTGGTAACCAGCCGCTACTTTCTCCAGCCCGTGGAAGAACTCGCCAAAAAACATAGTGTGCGAGCTGTGGCGCTCGATCTTAACGATTTTCACTATGAACTGGCCATGCTTAAGGAGTTGCGTCCAGGCAGTTGCGTGGGCCTTGTAAGCATCAGCCCAGGCATCCTACGGGCAGCAGAAGTGATCTTGCATTCGATGCGTGGTAACGAGTTGCTTTTAATGACCGCAACGTCTGATGTAGGGAGTCGATTACTAGCATTGCTACGTGCTTCTAGCCATGTGCTCTGCGATCGTCCCAGCCTGCCCCTTGTAGAGCGAAGCTTGCGTCAGAATCGGGCCCAATTGATGCGAATGCCGCAACTGCACTGCGCCGAAAGTTACCTAAGCATCGATACGATCGAATTACTCCGCAAGGAAATCGGCCTACAGACTTCCACGGCCGTTAGCTAG
- the infC gene encoding translation initiation factor IF-3: MPPRPRFDRRAPVRELPNINERINYPQLRVVDSDGSQLGVVSREEALAVSEERELDLVLVSEKADPPVCRIMDYGKFKFEQEKKAKEAKKKSHQTEVKEVKMRYKIDSHDYDVRIGQAQRFLKAGDKVKCTVIFRGREIQHTALAETLLQRMANDLEEKAEIQQSPKREGRNMIMFLTPRKTPLLKKDDKNSNLRQAMRTVSASTPLQPKKRQPLRSD; encoded by the coding sequence ATGCCCCCACGTCCCCGTTTTGATCGTCGCGCTCCGGTTCGGGAGCTCCCTAACATTAATGAACGTATCAATTATCCTCAATTACGGGTTGTTGATTCGGATGGTAGTCAACTCGGCGTAGTTAGTAGGGAGGAAGCTCTGGCGGTGTCGGAAGAGCGTGAACTGGATTTGGTACTGGTCAGCGAAAAAGCCGACCCTCCAGTGTGCCGGATCATGGATTATGGCAAATTTAAATTCGAACAAGAAAAAAAGGCTAAGGAAGCTAAAAAGAAATCGCATCAGACCGAAGTGAAAGAGGTCAAGATGCGGTACAAGATCGACTCACATGACTACGATGTGCGAATCGGCCAGGCACAGCGTTTTCTTAAAGCAGGAGACAAGGTAAAGTGCACGGTCATCTTCCGAGGCCGAGAGATTCAGCACACCGCTCTGGCTGAGACCTTGCTACAACGTATGGCAAATGACCTCGAGGAGAAAGCCGAAATCCAACAGTCTCCTAAAAGGGAGGGGCGCAATATGATCATGTTTCTTACTCCCCGTAAAACGCCGCTACTAAAGAAAGACGACAAAAATTCCAATCTTCGTCAAGCCATGCGTACTGTTTCTGCCTCTACGCCACTGCAGCCGAAGAAGCGACAACCCCTAAGGTCTGACTAA
- the miaA gene encoding tRNA (adenosine(37)-N6)-dimethylallyltransferase MiaA, whose protein sequence is MSCKPLIIVLLGPTASGKTVLALELAERLGLSVINVDSRQLYREMDIGTSKPTPEQQARVTHHLLDLRDPNQPMTLQEFQAEATSCIERELDKKGIALLAGGSGLYLKSLTSGLQPPAVAPQPELRKQFSTMGQPICHLLLAAADPIAAAKISPADAVRTQRALEVLYASGELMSRQATTVPPPWRILELGLNPANLQARIEQRTGRFYQEGLIEETQRLAVKYGADLSLLQTIGYGEALRVIDGSIAQASAIAITNRRTQRLAKRQRTWFRHQHSPHWLNDSLTLTEAMTQIERQLV, encoded by the coding sequence ATGTCTTGCAAACCCCTCATAATTGTCCTCTTGGGACCCACCGCTAGCGGCAAAACTGTCTTGGCCCTCGAGTTAGCCGAGCGTCTCGGACTATCAGTAATCAATGTGGATTCTCGCCAATTATATAGGGAAATGGATATAGGCACATCTAAGCCCACACCTGAACAACAAGCGCGGGTAACCCATCATCTGCTTGATCTACGCGATCCAAACCAGCCAATGACGCTGCAGGAATTCCAAGCGGAAGCGACCTCTTGCATCGAGCGCGAATTGGACAAGAAGGGTATCGCACTCTTGGCGGGAGGAAGCGGTCTCTACCTCAAATCGCTCACCAGCGGCCTTCAACCACCTGCCGTCGCGCCACAGCCTGAACTGAGAAAGCAATTTAGCACTATGGGGCAACCTATCTGCCACCTCCTCCTGGCCGCCGCAGACCCAATTGCCGCTGCAAAAATTTCTCCCGCAGACGCAGTTCGGACTCAACGTGCCCTGGAGGTACTTTATGCCTCGGGTGAACTAATGAGTCGCCAGGCTACCACTGTGCCTCCTCCATGGCGGATATTGGAATTAGGGCTCAACCCCGCCAATTTGCAGGCACGCATCGAGCAACGCACTGGACGATTTTATCAAGAAGGCTTAATCGAAGAAACTCAGCGCTTGGCGGTAAAGTATGGTGCGGACTTATCCTTGTTGCAGACTATCGGCTACGGTGAAGCGCTGCGGGTTATCGATGGATCGATCGCACAGGCGTCGGCTATTGCTATTACCAACCGGCGCACCCAGAGGCTTGCCAAACGCCAGCGCACTTGGTTTCGTCACCAGCATTCCCCACATTGGTTGAACGATTCACTTACTCTAACCGAAGCGATGACACAGATCGAACGACAACTAGTGTAA
- the gyrB gene encoding DNA topoisomerase (ATP-hydrolyzing) subunit B, which yields MSDASTIQNAYGAEQIQVLEGLEPVRKRPGMYIGSTGPRGLHHLVHEVVDNAVDEALAGYCDRIVVVLGDNGSVSVSDNGRGIPTDVHSRTGKSALETVLTVLHAGGKFGTGGYKVSGGLHGVGLSVVNALSEWVQVTVRRQGEIHRQRFERGKATGSLLSEPQPDSEQHITGTTVCFRPDFQIFTDGITFDYVTLSVRLRELAYLNGGVQIVFRDEREAARSEAGEPHEEKYCYEGGIKEYVAYVNKEKEPLHPDIIYVNSEKDGVQVEAALQWCSDAYSDSVLSFANNIRTVDGGTHIEGLKTVLTRTLNAFAKKLGKRKETDSNLAGENIREGLTVVLSVKVPEPEFEGQTKTRLGNTEVRSIVDNLVGEALSQFLEFNPSVITSILEKAIQAFNAAEAARRARELVRRKSVLESSTLPGKLADCSSRDPSESEIYIVEGDSAGGSAKQGRDRRFQAILPLRGKILNIEKTDDAKIYKNAEIQALITALGLGIKGDDFDQKNLRYNRIVIMTDADVDGAHIRTLILTFFYRYQKELVEGGYIYIACPPLYKIERGKNHTYCYNNSDLQKTLKSFGEKASYTIQRFKGLGEMMPKQLWETTMDPTTRMMKRIEIEDALEADRIFTILMGDKVAPRREFIETHSAELDMMALDI from the coding sequence ATGAGCGACGCTTCCACGATTCAGAATGCTTATGGCGCCGAGCAGATTCAAGTGCTGGAGGGCTTAGAACCCGTCCGGAAGCGCCCAGGTATGTACATCGGCAGTACCGGTCCCCGGGGGCTTCACCATCTGGTACACGAGGTAGTAGACAACGCAGTGGATGAAGCTCTGGCGGGATATTGTGATCGGATCGTTGTCGTCCTAGGAGACAATGGCTCGGTGTCCGTCAGTGATAACGGACGAGGAATTCCTACAGATGTGCATTCTCGCACCGGGAAGAGTGCTTTAGAAACAGTGCTCACTGTGCTGCACGCCGGCGGCAAATTCGGCACTGGCGGCTACAAGGTGTCTGGTGGTTTGCACGGCGTTGGTTTGTCTGTAGTGAATGCCCTAAGTGAATGGGTACAGGTAACCGTACGTCGTCAAGGCGAGATACACCGTCAGCGTTTTGAACGCGGCAAAGCAACCGGCAGCCTGTTATCCGAGCCCCAACCGGACTCAGAACAGCACATAACCGGTACAACGGTGTGCTTCCGTCCTGATTTTCAAATTTTCACCGACGGTATCACTTTTGATTACGTCACTCTATCCGTCCGGTTGCGTGAACTAGCTTATCTCAATGGTGGTGTTCAAATTGTGTTCCGCGATGAGCGCGAAGCTGCTCGTAGCGAGGCAGGTGAGCCTCATGAAGAGAAATATTGTTATGAAGGCGGCATTAAGGAATATGTGGCCTACGTAAATAAGGAGAAAGAACCCCTACATCCAGACATAATCTACGTTAACTCTGAAAAGGATGGTGTCCAGGTAGAAGCTGCGTTGCAGTGGTGCTCCGATGCCTATTCGGACAGCGTTCTTAGCTTTGCTAACAATATCCGAACAGTTGATGGTGGCACACATATCGAGGGCCTTAAAACAGTACTCACACGCACACTCAATGCTTTTGCTAAAAAACTCGGTAAACGCAAAGAAACTGACTCAAACTTGGCAGGTGAAAACATCCGCGAAGGTCTAACGGTGGTGTTATCAGTAAAGGTACCGGAGCCCGAATTTGAAGGTCAAACAAAAACTAGGCTTGGAAATACCGAGGTACGCAGCATTGTCGACAACTTGGTGGGTGAGGCTCTGAGTCAATTCTTGGAATTCAATCCTTCGGTGATTACTTCGATTCTGGAGAAAGCAATTCAAGCCTTCAACGCTGCTGAAGCAGCGCGGCGGGCACGTGAACTAGTGCGCCGTAAGAGTGTTCTGGAAAGTTCAACTCTTCCTGGTAAATTAGCCGATTGCAGCTCTCGCGACCCTAGTGAGTCAGAGATTTACATTGTAGAAGGTGATTCGGCTGGTGGTTCAGCCAAACAAGGACGTGATCGTCGCTTCCAAGCTATTCTTCCTCTACGGGGTAAGATTTTGAATATTGAAAAAACTGACGATGCTAAAATTTATAAAAATGCTGAGATCCAAGCCCTAATTACAGCCCTAGGATTGGGAATTAAAGGCGACGATTTTGATCAAAAAAACTTACGCTACAATCGTATTGTTATAATGACAGACGCAGACGTTGATGGCGCTCATATCCGTACCTTGATCCTTACATTCTTCTATCGTTATCAAAAAGAATTAGTTGAAGGTGGTTATATCTACATTGCGTGTCCTCCGCTTTACAAAATTGAACGCGGTAAGAATCACACTTACTGTTATAATAATTCAGATTTGCAAAAAACTCTCAAAAGTTTTGGTGAAAAAGCTAGTTATACGATTCAACGCTTTAAGGGTCTGGGTGAAATGATGCCCAAACAATTATGGGAGACTACAATGGATCCTACCACACGAATGATGAAGCGGATTGAGATTGAAGATGCTTTAGAGGCTGATCGTATTTTCACAATCTTGATGGGAGACAAAGTGGCTCCCCGCCGAGAGTTTATTGAAACCCATAGCGCTGAACTCGACATGATGGCGCTTGATATTTGA
- a CDS encoding glutathione peroxidase, whose translation MTINVSDVSVKSSDGTTKSLGDYAGKVLLIVNVASRCGFTKQYAGLQALNKAYAGKGLAVLGFPCNDFGAQEPGTLDEIKNFCSTQFGVDFELFSKVHAKGDTTEPYTTLNKTEPVGDVAWNFEKFLIAKDSTVIARYKSDVTPDSLKTPIEAALAV comes from the coding sequence ATGACGATCAACGTCAGTGACGTTTCTGTGAAATCCTCTGATGGCACAACAAAGTCTCTTGGTGATTACGCAGGCAAGGTGCTGCTAATCGTGAATGTGGCAAGCCGTTGCGGGTTTACCAAGCAATACGCCGGTCTGCAAGCTCTAAATAAGGCTTACGCGGGCAAGGGGCTGGCTGTGCTTGGTTTCCCTTGCAATGACTTTGGCGCTCAGGAACCGGGAACGCTCGATGAAATCAAGAACTTTTGCTCTACCCAATTTGGCGTCGACTTCGAACTCTTCAGTAAAGTGCATGCTAAAGGGGATACGACTGAGCCCTATACGACTTTGAACAAAACTGAGCCGGTAGGTGATGTTGCTTGGAATTTCGAGAAGTTTTTGATAGCAAAAGATAGTACAGTGATAGCCCGCTATAAGAGCGACGTAACGCCTGATTCGCTTAAGACCCCCATCGAAGCAGCACTGGCTGTCTGA